The genomic region CCATGAAAAGCTGTGACCGACAAGACCTCGAAAATACTCACGGTTTACCACCTCTAAGAAGAGACGATTTAACAAGTTGTATGGCGAGGGAGGGATCAACACCCTTGGGACAAACGAAGGAACACGAACCTGCAACTCTACATGACCACACTCCCTCTGGCGTGTCTAACTTTAGAACTCTCTGGGGATTCCTATCCCTTGAGTCTGCAGAGTAGCGGTAGGCCACGTTTATTGCAGCAGGTCCCGGGAACTTCTCGTTTGTCGCAACGATGGGGCAGGCAGAATAACATAGGCCGCATTGTATGCAGTAGTTGAACTGTAGGTATCTCTTAACCTGATTGTCAGTCTGGGTATATGCCCTTGTGGGCCTCTCCTGCTCCTCATCTCCAATTAGATGGGGAGTTACAGACCTGTACTTCTGGAAGAACGGGATAAGATCGGGGACTAGACCTCTTATGGTTGGTAAGTTTCTAAGGGGTTCAACCATTATTTTCTCCGTTTGTCCCTACACTTTCATTTCACTCATTTTATCTTCAATCATGATCAAGTGTAGGGACTTAGCCCTCAACCACCTGCCAGCCTTAACGACAGGTGGGTCATGGGACTCCTTCGAGCCCAACGGCACGGGGCTCACATCTCCAGCTCTTTTCCTCAAATTATATAACGCAACAACATCC from Metallosphaera sedula DSM 5348 harbors:
- a CDS encoding 4Fe-4S dicluster domain-containing protein; this encodes MVEPLRNLPTIRGLVPDLIPFFQKYRSVTPHLIGDEEQERPTRAYTQTDNQVKRYLQFNYCIQCGLCYSACPIVATNEKFPGPAAINVAYRYSADSRDRNPQRVLKLDTPEGVWSCRVAGSCSFVCPKGVDPSLAIQLVKSSLLRGGKP